The following DNA comes from Tachypleus tridentatus isolate NWPU-2018 chromosome 9, ASM421037v1, whole genome shotgun sequence.
ATTAGAAAGAGATatttactaattataatttatgTGGCAAAAATCTAAATAAGtctacaataaataatatcagattatgtacaaattaaaaatgaagCACAACATTAACAGTGATTTTTATCATGATGTTGAAATGTTGGTTTTGATATTTAAGCGAATTTAATGGCTGACAATGAATAACCTCGTTTTCACCGACATGTGTTATGAGTTACGTAGAAAATGTCAAAAATTGTACCACAATTTCAACTACTAACCAGCCTGTGTATGAGTCACCATGAGGTAAGGCTTAACAGTTAAGAATGCATTGGGGTTCTATATATATCTAGTAACCTAACTTTTTCTTGCTTTAAAGATTTTATGAAATAAGTCCATAAAAACTTGAACAAAAGTTATGGCCTTGTACATTACTCCACTGAGTGCTCGTCCTTGTACACTGTTTATTATAAAGTCAACTAGCGAAGATGTGGATTCAAACATTGCTGACATGAAGCGAAATAGTGGTGGCGCtcgaaatattaaaaaagtattttctgCAGACGTTCTCTCCCATGGATTGTCTGATTTCAGTGCCATTCTAAAACGTCTTCTAAACTGCAATTCCTGTAACACATTCTTGACTCGTTCGGGATGATTAGTCATGATGGCGTCCACATCAcgactgaaagaaaaaaaacacataaacattacTTAGAATCTGCTTTGAAAGTGCACATAAAAAAAGAGATTTATCTAATTAATGAATGAGTTCGAATTTAGTTTCAAaacgaaaaataatttatattatttattttaaaattgcacTCGTGTTTTGGAATAAGCCATCTTGAATGGAACCAATTTAGATAAAAATTACCATCGaacccccactagtacagcggtaagtctacggatttacaacgctaaaatcagaggtttaatTCCCcgcgatggactcagcagatagccggatgtggctttgctataagtaaacacacacattatCAACGAAGAGACAAAAGTTCGTTATTAGTCTATTAGAAACACCGGAATGatgttgaaatttaatataagtaataatcTGAAACAACtattcattttgaaaacaaacaaacaattattcaccGTCTGCAGCATGTTGTAATACCTTAACATAGTTCTGACGCTGGTGCTAAGGTCCACTGTCCATCTGTATACCTTATCCACATAGCCTGTTTCCCTCTTCCTGTTATTTACAGCTGACCGTAGTCGAATGGTGCCCCACAGGGGGTTGATGCAGTTAGATACGCCATCACCTTGCCAACGGTTTTTTGTGATCCCCAGATTCTTATACATGTTGTCAATATTGCTCAGAAGGCCACCTAGCCCTACATCCCAACCTAAACAAAACGAGTTCGCAGTGAGTCATTGTGTCAGCTTCTGAAACACTGTGATTGGTAGCAGTACCTAGAAATCCAATAATTTCACTTAGACAATCACTcagtttttcaaattaaaaattaacttgtaGGAATATACAAATTTATCAAATACTATGTGGAAGATCTAAATACTGATCAGGTCAATTGAGTGCCAAGCAAATAAAGtgacaaatatatatagtaatagtaaatcccataaaatagttttaaaacaaataatgtgctttagaatataaaatattttaaactaaataatagaACACACTATATCAAAACAACTACTA
Coding sequences within:
- the LOC143227336 gene encoding dermonecrotic toxin LarSicTox-alphaI-1-like, which gives rise to MYKNLGITKNRWQGDGVSNCINPLWGTIRLRSAVNNRKRETGYVDKVYRWTVDLSTSVRTMLSRDVDAIMTNHPERVKNVLQELQFRRRFRMALKSDNPWERTSAENTFLIFRAPPLFRFMSAMFESTSSLVDFIINSVQGRALSGVMYKAITFVQVFMDLFHKIFKARKS